Proteins from a genomic interval of Pseudomonas silesiensis:
- a CDS encoding enoyl-CoA hydratase: MSYETILLETHGRVGLITLNRPQALNALNAQIVSELNQALDGLEADSNIGCIVLTGSKKAFAAGADIKEMVELTYPQIYLDDLFSDSDRVANRRKPIIAAVNGFALGGGCELALMCDFILAGDNAKFGQPEINLGVLPGMGGTQRLTRAVGKAKAMEMCLSGRLIDAVEAERCGIVARIVPADELVEEALKVAAKIAAKSLPIAMMVKESVNRAFEVSLSEGVRFERRVFHAAFATQDQKEGMAAFIAKREAEFKGK, from the coding sequence ATGAGTTACGAAACGATTTTGCTGGAAACCCATGGTCGCGTTGGCCTGATTACCCTCAACCGTCCGCAAGCGCTGAACGCGTTGAATGCGCAGATCGTCAGCGAACTGAACCAGGCCCTCGACGGTCTGGAGGCCGATTCGAACATTGGCTGCATCGTGCTGACCGGCTCGAAGAAAGCCTTCGCTGCAGGCGCCGACATCAAGGAAATGGTCGAGCTGACCTATCCGCAGATCTATCTGGACGATCTGTTCAGTGACAGCGACCGCGTGGCCAACCGCCGCAAGCCGATCATTGCCGCGGTCAACGGTTTCGCCTTGGGCGGTGGTTGTGAGTTGGCGTTGATGTGCGACTTCATCCTGGCCGGTGACAACGCGAAGTTCGGTCAACCGGAAATCAACCTCGGCGTGCTCCCGGGCATGGGCGGCACCCAGCGCCTGACCCGCGCCGTGGGCAAGGCCAAGGCCATGGAAATGTGCCTCAGCGGCCGCCTGATCGATGCGGTGGAAGCGGAGCGCTGCGGGATCGTCGCGCGGATCGTGCCGGCGGATGAACTGGTGGAAGAAGCGCTGAAAGTGGCGGCCAAGATTGCCGCGAAGTCGCTGCCGATTGCGATGATGGTCAAGGAAAGCGTCAACCGCGCGTTTGAAGTGAGCCTGTCGGAAGGCGTGCGCTTTGAGCGTCGGGTGTTCCATGCGGCGTTTGCGACGCAGGATCAGAAGGAAGGGATGGCGGCGTTTATTGCCAAGCGTGAGGCTGAGTTCAAAGGGAAGTGA
- a CDS encoding SDR family NAD(P)-dependent oxidoreductase — protein MQIANKVFLVTGGASGLGAATAEMLVAAGAKVMLVDMNAEAVAAQAQRLGAQSVVADISNEAAAEAAVLATVKAFGGLNGLVNCAGIVRGEKILGKTGPHVLANFSQVINVNLIGSFNMLRLAAAAIAETEADADGERGVIINTASAAAYDGQIGQAAYAASKGAIVSLTLPAARELARFGIRVMTIAPGIFETPMMAGMTPEVRASLAAGVPFPPRLGKPDEYAGLVRHIIENSMLNGEVIRLDGALRMAAK, from the coding sequence ATGCAGATCGCAAACAAGGTTTTTCTCGTCACCGGCGGTGCTTCCGGACTCGGTGCGGCCACCGCTGAAATGCTGGTCGCTGCCGGCGCTAAAGTCATGCTGGTGGACATGAACGCCGAGGCGGTTGCCGCTCAGGCGCAACGTCTGGGCGCTCAGAGCGTGGTGGCCGATATCAGCAACGAAGCGGCGGCCGAAGCCGCGGTGCTGGCGACGGTCAAGGCGTTCGGCGGCCTCAATGGCCTGGTTAACTGCGCCGGCATCGTGCGCGGCGAGAAAATCCTCGGCAAGACCGGCCCGCACGTGCTGGCCAATTTCAGCCAGGTGATCAACGTCAACCTGATCGGCAGCTTCAATATGCTGCGCCTGGCGGCGGCGGCGATTGCCGAGACCGAAGCGGATGCCGATGGCGAACGCGGGGTGATCATCAATACGGCCTCGGCGGCGGCTTACGACGGCCAGATCGGCCAGGCCGCCTACGCGGCATCCAAAGGCGCGATCGTCAGCCTGACCTTGCCCGCCGCCCGTGAACTGGCGCGCTTCGGCATCCGCGTCATGACCATCGCACCGGGGATTTTCGAAACGCCGATGATGGCTGGCATGACCCCGGAAGTCCGCGCGTCCCTAGCTGCAGGCGTGCCGTTTCCGCCGCGCCTGGGCAAGCCGGACGAGTATGCCGGGCTGGTCAGGCATATCATTGAAAACAGCATGCTCAATGGCGAGGTGATCCGTCTCGACGGCGCCTTGCGCATGGCCGCCAAGTAA
- a CDS encoding acetyl-CoA C-acyltransferase yields MTIANDPIVIVSAVRTPMGGFQGELKSLTAPQLGAAAIKAAVERAGIAPDAVEEVLFGCVLPAGLGQAPARQAALGAGLDKSTRCTTLNKMCGSGMEAAILAHDMLVAGSAEVVVAGGMESMSNAPYLLDRARSGYRMGHGRVLDHMFLDGLEDAYDKGRLMGTFAEDCAETNGFTREAQDAFAIASTTRAQQAIKDGSFKDEIVPLTVTVGKEQVVISHDEQPPKARLDKIASLKPAFRDGGTVTAANSSSISDGAAALVLMRRSEAEKRGLKPLAVIHGHAAFADTPGLFPVAPVGAIQKLMKKTGWSLDEVDLVEVNEAFAVVSLVTMTKLEIPHEKINVHGGACALGHPIGASGARILVTLLSALRQKGLKRGVAAICIGGGEATAMAVECLY; encoded by the coding sequence ATGACTATTGCCAACGATCCAATTGTTATCGTCAGCGCCGTCCGCACCCCGATGGGCGGTTTCCAGGGCGAACTGAAAAGCCTGACCGCGCCGCAACTCGGTGCGGCAGCGATCAAAGCTGCGGTTGAACGCGCCGGTATTGCGCCGGATGCGGTTGAAGAAGTGCTGTTCGGCTGCGTACTGCCCGCCGGCCTCGGCCAGGCCCCGGCGCGTCAGGCCGCACTGGGCGCGGGGCTGGATAAATCGACCCGCTGCACCACCCTGAACAAGATGTGCGGTTCGGGCATGGAAGCGGCCATTCTGGCGCATGACATGCTGGTGGCCGGCAGCGCCGAAGTGGTGGTCGCCGGCGGCATGGAAAGCATGTCCAACGCGCCGTACCTGTTGGACCGCGCGCGCAGCGGTTACCGCATGGGCCACGGCCGCGTACTCGATCACATGTTTCTGGACGGTCTGGAAGACGCTTACGACAAGGGCCGCTTGATGGGCACCTTCGCCGAGGATTGCGCTGAAACCAACGGTTTCACCCGTGAAGCCCAGGACGCGTTTGCCATTGCCTCGACCACCCGTGCACAGCAGGCGATCAAGGACGGCAGCTTCAAGGACGAAATCGTGCCGCTCACCGTGACCGTGGGCAAAGAGCAGGTAGTGATCAGCCACGACGAGCAGCCACCGAAAGCCAGGCTGGACAAGATCGCCTCGCTCAAGCCGGCGTTCCGCGACGGTGGCACTGTCACTGCGGCCAACTCCAGCTCGATCTCCGATGGCGCTGCGGCACTGGTGCTGATGCGCCGTTCCGAAGCCGAGAAGCGCGGCCTGAAACCCTTGGCGGTGATCCACGGCCACGCCGCGTTCGCCGATACCCCGGGCCTGTTCCCGGTGGCGCCGGTGGGCGCGATCCAGAAACTGATGAAGAAAACCGGCTGGTCCCTGGACGAAGTGGATCTGGTGGAAGTCAACGAGGCTTTCGCCGTGGTCAGTCTGGTGACCATGACCAAACTGGAAATCCCCCACGAGAAGATCAACGTCCACGGCGGCGCTTGCGCCCTGGGTCACCCGATCGGTGCGTCCGGTGCGCGGATCCTCGTGACCTTGCTCTCGGCCCTGCGCCAGAAAGGCCTGAAGCGTGGTGTGGCGGCGATTTGCATCGGCGGCGGCGAAGCGACGGCGATGGCCGTGGAATGCCTCTACTGA
- a CDS encoding acyl-CoA dehydrogenase has translation MIPNDDQQQIRDMARQFADERLKPFAAEWDREHRFPKDAIGEMAQLGFFGMLVPEEWGGCDTGYLAYAMALEEIAAGDGSCSTIMSVHNSVGCVPILKYGNDDQKERFLKPLASGAMLGAFALTEPQAGSDASGLKTRARLNGDHYVLNGCKQFITSGQNAGVVIVFAVTDPAAGKRGISAFIVPTDSPGYKVARVEDKLGQHASDTCQILFEDVKVPLANRLGEEGEGYRIALANLEGGRVGIASQSVGMARAAFEAARDYARERESFGKPIIEHQAVAFRLADMATQIAVARQMVHYAAALRDSGKPALVEASMAKLFASEMAEKVCSSALQTLGGYGYLNDFPLERIYRDVRVCQIYEGTSDIQRMVISRNL, from the coding sequence ATGATCCCCAATGACGACCAACAACAAATCCGCGATATGGCCCGGCAGTTCGCCGATGAACGGCTGAAACCATTCGCCGCAGAATGGGACCGCGAACATCGCTTCCCCAAGGACGCCATCGGCGAGATGGCGCAGCTGGGCTTTTTCGGCATGCTGGTGCCAGAAGAATGGGGCGGTTGCGATACCGGTTACCTGGCCTACGCCATGGCCCTGGAGGAAATTGCCGCCGGTGACGGTTCCTGTTCGACCATCATGAGCGTGCACAACTCGGTGGGGTGTGTGCCGATCCTCAAGTACGGCAACGACGACCAGAAAGAGCGCTTCCTCAAACCGCTGGCCAGCGGCGCGATGCTGGGTGCCTTCGCCCTGACCGAACCCCAGGCCGGCTCCGATGCCAGTGGCCTGAAAACCCGCGCCCGGCTGAACGGCGACCACTACGTGCTCAACGGCTGCAAGCAGTTCATCACATCGGGGCAAAACGCCGGGGTGGTGATCGTCTTCGCCGTGACCGACCCGGCCGCCGGCAAGCGTGGCATCAGCGCGTTCATCGTGCCGACCGACTCGCCGGGCTACAAAGTCGCACGGGTCGAGGACAAGCTGGGGCAGCACGCGTCCGACACCTGCCAGATTCTGTTCGAAGACGTCAAAGTGCCGCTGGCCAACCGCCTGGGCGAGGAGGGCGAAGGTTACCGGATCGCCCTGGCCAACCTCGAAGGCGGCCGTGTCGGCATCGCCTCGCAATCGGTGGGCATGGCCCGCGCCGCGTTCGAAGCGGCCCGTGACTACGCTCGTGAGCGTGAGAGCTTCGGCAAGCCGATCATCGAACACCAGGCAGTCGCGTTCCGCCTGGCCGATATGGCGACCCAGATCGCCGTGGCCCGGCAGATGGTGCACTACGCCGCGGCGCTGCGTGACAGCGGCAAACCGGCACTGGTCGAAGCGTCCATGGCCAAACTGTTCGCCTCGGAAATGGCCGAGAAGGTATGCTCATCGGCCTTGCAAACCCTTGGCGGTTACGGCTACTTGAACGATTTCCCGCTGGAGCGGATCTATCGCGACGTGCGGGTCTGCCAGATCTACGAAGGCACCAGCGATATTCAGCGCATGGTCATTTCGCGCAATCTTTGA
- a CDS encoding AMP-binding protein: MRDYLSATSQFDYQHTVDAALAGDLTALNACIECCDRHALPGRIALFWEGRDGASATYTFTDLQDKAARFANFLLAQGVKKGDKVAGLLPRNIELLITVFATWRIGAVYQPLFTAFGPKAIEHRLNSSGAKVVVTDAVNRSKLCEVADCPTIVTVAGPKGQGIVQGDYSFWAELANYPAECEPVLLTGEDPFLLMFTSGTTGPSKALSVPLKAIVAFQSYTRDAVDLRPEDAFWNVADPGWAYGIYFGVTGPMAMGHPITFYDGPFTLESTCRVINKYGITNLTGSPTAYRLLIAGGNEFARSIKGKLRIVSSAGEPLNPEVIRWFADNLGVVIHDHYGQTELGMVLCNHHALEHPIHMGAAGFASPGHRIVVLDEEYKELGVGQPGILAIDRTQSPMCWFGGYEGAPTKAFVGNYYLSGDTVEWNPDGSISFVGRSDDVITTSGYRVGPFDVESALIEHPAVVEAAVVGKPDPERTELVKAFVVLSAQYRPEPELAEELRQHVRKRLAAHSYPREIEFVSELPKTPSGKLQRFILRNQEIAKAQEAAAKNL; this comes from the coding sequence ATGCGCGATTATTTGTCTGCCACGTCACAGTTCGATTACCAGCACACCGTGGACGCCGCACTTGCGGGCGATTTGACGGCCCTCAACGCCTGTATCGAGTGTTGCGACCGACATGCCTTGCCGGGGCGCATCGCGCTGTTCTGGGAAGGCCGGGACGGCGCCAGCGCGACTTACACCTTTACCGACCTGCAGGATAAAGCGGCAAGGTTTGCCAATTTCCTCCTCGCCCAGGGCGTGAAGAAAGGCGACAAGGTTGCAGGCCTGTTGCCCCGCAACATCGAATTGCTGATCACCGTGTTCGCCACCTGGCGTATCGGCGCGGTCTACCAACCGCTGTTCACCGCCTTCGGCCCCAAAGCCATCGAGCATCGCTTGAACAGCTCCGGCGCCAAGGTCGTGGTCACCGACGCGGTCAATCGCTCGAAACTGTGTGAAGTGGCCGACTGCCCGACTATCGTCACCGTCGCCGGTCCCAAGGGGCAGGGCATCGTCCAGGGCGATTACAGTTTCTGGGCCGAACTGGCCAATTATCCCGCCGAGTGCGAACCGGTGCTGCTGACCGGCGAAGACCCGTTCCTGCTGATGTTCACCTCGGGCACCACCGGCCCTTCCAAAGCGCTGTCGGTGCCGCTCAAGGCCATCGTTGCCTTCCAGAGCTACACCCGCGACGCCGTGGACCTGCGCCCTGAAGATGCGTTCTGGAACGTCGCCGATCCGGGCTGGGCCTATGGCATCTATTTCGGCGTCACCGGGCCTATGGCCATGGGACATCCGATCACGTTCTACGATGGCCCGTTCACCCTTGAAAGCACCTGCCGGGTGATCAACAAATACGGGATCACCAACCTCACCGGCTCACCGACCGCTTATCGCCTGTTGATTGCCGGTGGCAACGAGTTCGCCCGCTCGATCAAGGGCAAGCTGCGCATCGTCAGCAGTGCCGGCGAGCCGCTGAACCCGGAAGTGATCCGCTGGTTCGCCGACAACCTCGGCGTAGTGATTCACGACCATTACGGCCAGACCGAACTGGGCATGGTGCTGTGCAATCACCATGCCCTGGAGCACCCGATCCACATGGGCGCCGCCGGATTTGCCTCGCCGGGCCACCGCATCGTCGTGCTGGACGAAGAGTACAAGGAGCTCGGCGTCGGCCAGCCAGGCATCCTGGCCATCGATCGTACCCAGTCGCCGATGTGCTGGTTCGGCGGTTATGAAGGCGCGCCGACCAAAGCCTTCGTCGGTAACTATTACCTGAGCGGCGACACCGTCGAGTGGAACCCGGATGGCAGCATCAGCTTCGTCGGCCGCAGTGACGATGTGATCACCACGTCGGGTTATCGTGTGGGTCCGTTCGACGTCGAAAGCGCACTGATCGAACACCCGGCAGTGGTCGAAGCCGCGGTGGTCGGCAAGCCCGACCCGGAACGCACCGAACTGGTCAAGGCCTTCGTGGTGCTCAGCGCGCAATACCGTCCTGAACCGGAGCTGGCCGAAGAATTGCGCCAACACGTGCGCAAGCGCCTGGCCGCGCACTCATACCCCCGTGAAATCGAATTTGTCAGCGAGTTGCCGAAAACCCCTAGCGGCAAGTTGCAGCGCTTTATCTTGCGCAACCAGGAAATCGCCAAGGCTCAAGAGGCTGCGGCGAAGAACCTTTAA